One part of the Terrimicrobium sacchariphilum genome encodes these proteins:
- a CDS encoding cytochrome b → MDTKPRTQFAIQSRLLHWLMAVMILAMLFIGVAMVSSLADYRWLVAIHRPLGIAILILAIIRLINRKLTKLPPFPPTMSPLERRIASSSEKLLYALMIALPLIGWGMLSAGHYPIVMFGAVHLPPILPAHPMLFAILRAAHTVLAYLLFATILAHVGAVLFHTLIVRDRILDRMALWPVRRQKAADPDTKPAE, encoded by the coding sequence ATGGACACGAAGCCACGCACCCAGTTCGCCATCCAGTCGCGCCTCCTCCACTGGCTCATGGCCGTGATGATCCTCGCCATGCTCTTCATCGGCGTGGCCATGGTCTCCTCGCTCGCCGACTACCGCTGGCTCGTCGCCATCCACCGTCCGCTTGGCATCGCGATCCTCATCCTCGCCATCATCCGCCTCATCAATCGCAAGCTCACCAAGCTCCCTCCGTTCCCTCCCACCATGTCCCCGCTGGAGCGCCGTATTGCCTCCTCCTCGGAAAAACTCCTCTACGCCCTCATGATCGCCCTGCCGCTCATCGGGTGGGGCATGCTCTCGGCCGGGCATTACCCGATCGTGATGTTCGGCGCTGTCCACCTCCCGCCCATCCTGCCCGCGCACCCGATGCTCTTTGCCATCCTGCGCGCCGCCCACACCGTCCTCGCCTACCTGCTCTTTGCCACCATCCTCGCCCACGTCGGCGCGGTCCTCTTTCACACCCTCATCGTCCGCGACCGCATCCTCGACCGCATGGCCCTCTGGCCCGTCCGCCGTCAAAAAGCCGCAGATCCCGACACCAAGCCCGCCGAGTAA
- a CDS encoding catalase family peroxidase, with protein sequence MKPFLTIDPTLTRPALLLRLAVIGLILGGAVTLFAWRAGWLNPHTLTQKTVIDTFEKVDGVFPGFRRNHAKGVCFRGYFESNGNAAALSRSGVFLPGRIPVLGRFSFGGGLPYVADAPATVRALAVQFQLPNGEEWRTAMINLPVFPVQNVQQFAEQLVAFAPDPATGKPDPAKIQAFVAAHPATARALPLIQQRPISSGFADTPYYGLNAFTFLGKDGKPTPVRWTMVPEQPFQPSPATAPATLDKNYLFDGLIAAVRAAPQKWRLILTLGQPGDPTNDATITWPDDRPKIDAGTLVVEQIESEAVSPARDMNFDPTILPDGIAVSDDPLLSARSATYSVSFTRREGERKEPSAVTTAETGK encoded by the coding sequence ATGAAACCTTTCCTCACCATCGACCCCACCCTGACTCGCCCCGCCCTGCTGCTGCGGCTCGCCGTCATCGGCCTCATCCTCGGCGGCGCCGTCACTCTCTTTGCCTGGCGGGCCGGATGGCTCAACCCGCACACCCTCACGCAAAAAACGGTCATCGACACCTTTGAGAAAGTCGACGGCGTCTTCCCCGGCTTCCGCCGCAACCATGCCAAGGGCGTCTGCTTTCGCGGCTATTTTGAAAGCAATGGCAATGCCGCCGCCCTCTCCCGGTCCGGCGTATTCCTGCCCGGGCGCATCCCCGTGCTCGGCCGGTTTTCGTTCGGCGGCGGCCTGCCCTACGTGGCCGATGCCCCGGCCACCGTGCGCGCCCTCGCGGTCCAGTTTCAACTCCCGAACGGCGAGGAATGGCGCACCGCCATGATCAACCTCCCCGTCTTCCCCGTGCAAAACGTCCAGCAGTTCGCCGAGCAGCTCGTGGCCTTCGCGCCCGATCCCGCCACCGGCAAACCCGACCCCGCAAAGATCCAGGCCTTTGTCGCCGCCCATCCCGCCACGGCCCGCGCCCTGCCGCTCATCCAGCAGCGCCCCATTTCCTCCGGCTTCGCCGATACCCCCTACTATGGCCTCAACGCCTTTACCTTCCTCGGCAAGGACGGCAAACCCACCCCCGTCCGCTGGACCATGGTCCCCGAGCAGCCCTTCCAGCCCAGCCCGGCGACCGCCCCCGCCACGCTGGATAAGAACTACCTCTTCGACGGGCTCATCGCCGCCGTCCGCGCCGCCCCGCAAAAGTGGCGGCTCATCCTTACCCTCGGCCAGCCCGGCGATCCCACCAACGACGCCACCATCACCTGGCCCGACGACCGGCCAAAGATCGACGCGGGCACGCTCGTCGTCGAGCAGATCGAGAGCGAGGCCGTCAGCCCCGCGCGGGACATGAACTTCGACCCCACCATCCTGCCCGATGGTATTGCCGTTTCCGACGATCCGCTGCTCAGCGCGCGCTCGGCCACGTATTCCGTCTCGTTCACCCGCCGCGAAGGCGAGCGCAAGGAACCCAGCGCGGTCACCACCGCCGAAACCGGGAAATAA
- a CDS encoding PAS domain S-box protein → MMQSDVPQLPPRGQVGYLPGVPGWLDVGSDIAIFLAYLVIAGGIVCFLWRQRKLSKPSLWWLIVAFLALSGLTHLAEASLAWYPWQDYATAIEAGAALVSILTVVALYRHRLFLRKIPSLERVEEERTKELADSELRHRLLIESVKDYALIMMDAEGNITSWNSGAERIKGYAAAEILGRNYTIFYPREDVERGVPQHELQRAARLGRVENEGWRVRKDGSLFYASAILTAVRDEEGRLQGFSKVTRDITEKRAAEQRLREQRAFMSRILENLADGVVACNAAGELTFFNRAAREWHGIDAQSMPAGELPRAYGLYQGDGVTPMREEDVPLLRALRGERVREVEMTIKTEGQPERHLVANADAIRDGEDGTLIGAVAVMHDFTRQRQAILAERLTAERLLLATTLGRIGVWDWLIDSPQVAINDEIAEIYGLTGERMIAVEEFATSIHPEDREAAQERLRGMLNREIEEVDHGCRIIRRTDGEVRFIHTIAKAIADGTGRVSRVIGMTFDVTKERERERELSQALETQRDLTRAAQAGERVKSEFLAVMSHEIRTPMNGILGFAEMLKRSAQLSGDERVAVESINSSGRSLQRILNDVLDVSSLGAGQLNIVYGDYSPRELLGQIETLFRPQAEKAGLKFAVQVADDVPELVSGDEVRVRQILLNLIGNALKFTARGGISVSLRRATEAEMEVVVRDSGEGVPKDQSERIFDAFQQSDSSLARRHGGTGLGLSISRSLARLMGGEILMQSEVGRGSSFSLRLPLLESANPAGPEPSTPSLDSGFAAIYPQSILIVEDDAINLRLIKMVLKRLGYEVETAGDGLEAVDFYERRRPDCILMDIQMPRMDGIEATRRIRKHEAEQGVAPAFIVAVTANTVAQDHDEAMQAGVSGYMYKPINLEDLAVHLRQSFEERRRREAD, encoded by the coding sequence ATGATGCAATCGGATGTCCCTCAGCTCCCCCCGCGAGGACAGGTCGGGTATTTGCCGGGCGTGCCCGGGTGGCTTGATGTGGGGTCGGACATTGCGATATTCCTGGCGTATCTGGTGATCGCCGGGGGTATCGTGTGTTTCCTGTGGAGGCAGCGAAAGCTAAGCAAGCCGAGCCTGTGGTGGTTGATTGTGGCGTTCCTCGCTCTCAGCGGGTTGACGCATCTGGCGGAGGCCTCGCTGGCGTGGTACCCGTGGCAGGACTACGCGACGGCGATCGAGGCGGGCGCGGCGCTGGTATCGATCCTAACGGTCGTCGCGCTTTACCGGCATCGGTTGTTTCTCAGGAAGATTCCCTCGCTGGAGCGGGTCGAGGAGGAGCGGACGAAGGAACTGGCGGATAGCGAGCTAAGGCATCGACTCTTGATTGAGAGCGTGAAGGATTACGCGCTGATCATGATGGATGCGGAGGGAAATATCACGAGCTGGAACTCCGGGGCGGAGCGGATCAAGGGGTATGCGGCCGCGGAGATCCTGGGGAGGAACTATACGATATTCTATCCCCGGGAGGATGTGGAGCGCGGGGTGCCGCAGCACGAGCTGCAACGGGCGGCGAGGCTGGGCCGGGTGGAAAATGAGGGATGGAGGGTGAGAAAGGACGGGTCGCTCTTTTATGCGAGCGCGATCCTGACGGCGGTGCGCGATGAGGAGGGAAGATTGCAGGGATTCTCCAAGGTGACCCGGGACATCACGGAGAAGAGGGCGGCAGAGCAGAGGCTCCGCGAGCAGCGGGCATTCATGAGCCGCATCCTGGAAAACCTGGCGGACGGGGTGGTGGCGTGCAATGCCGCAGGCGAGCTGACATTCTTTAACCGGGCGGCGAGGGAGTGGCATGGCATCGATGCGCAGAGTATGCCGGCGGGCGAACTGCCGCGTGCCTATGGACTCTACCAGGGAGACGGGGTGACGCCGATGCGTGAGGAGGATGTGCCGCTGCTGCGGGCGTTGCGCGGGGAGAGAGTGCGGGAGGTGGAGATGACGATCAAGACGGAGGGCCAGCCGGAGCGGCACCTGGTGGCCAATGCGGATGCGATCCGGGATGGCGAGGACGGCACGCTGATCGGGGCGGTGGCGGTGATGCATGATTTTACGAGGCAGAGGCAGGCTATCCTGGCCGAGCGGCTGACCGCCGAGCGGCTGCTGCTGGCGACGACTCTGGGCCGCATCGGGGTGTGGGACTGGCTGATCGATTCGCCGCAGGTGGCGATCAATGACGAGATCGCGGAGATTTATGGACTGACCGGAGAGCGGATGATCGCGGTGGAGGAGTTTGCCACCAGCATTCACCCGGAGGATCGCGAGGCGGCGCAGGAAAGGCTGCGGGGGATGTTGAATCGGGAGATCGAGGAGGTGGATCACGGGTGCCGTATCATCCGGCGCACGGATGGCGAGGTGCGGTTCATCCATACCATCGCCAAGGCGATCGCAGATGGTACGGGCCGGGTGAGCCGAGTGATCGGGATGACATTTGACGTGACGAAGGAGCGGGAGCGGGAGCGTGAACTATCGCAAGCGCTGGAGACCCAGCGGGACCTCACGCGGGCGGCTCAGGCCGGGGAGCGGGTGAAGAGCGAGTTTCTGGCCGTGATGAGCCACGAGATCCGCACGCCGATGAATGGCATCCTCGGGTTTGCCGAGATGCTGAAGCGATCCGCGCAACTCTCGGGCGACGAGCGGGTGGCGGTGGAGTCGATCAACTCGAGCGGGCGGTCGCTCCAGCGCATCCTCAATGACGTGCTGGACGTGAGCAGCCTGGGGGCGGGTCAGCTCAATATCGTCTATGGGGACTATTCACCGAGGGAACTGCTCGGGCAGATCGAGACGCTCTTCCGGCCGCAGGCGGAAAAGGCGGGGCTGAAGTTTGCGGTGCAGGTCGCGGATGATGTGCCGGAGCTGGTGAGCGGCGACGAGGTGCGGGTACGGCAGATCTTGCTCAACCTGATCGGCAATGCGCTGAAGTTCACGGCCCGCGGGGGGATCTCGGTCAGCCTGCGGCGGGCGACGGAGGCGGAGATGGAGGTCGTGGTGCGGGATAGCGGCGAGGGCGTTCCGAAGGACCAGAGCGAGCGGATATTTGATGCCTTTCAGCAGTCGGACTCCTCCCTGGCGAGGCGGCATGGCGGCACGGGCCTGGGGCTGTCGATCTCGCGAAGCCTGGCGAGACTGATGGGCGGTGAGATCCTGATGCAGAGCGAGGTGGGTCGGGGATCGAGCTTCTCGCTGCGGCTGCCGCTGCTGGAGTCAGCGAACCCGGCGGGGCCGGAGCCATCGACGCCGAGCCTGGACAGCGGCTTTGCGGCGATCTATCCGCAGAGCATCCTGATCGTCGAGGATGATGCCATCAATCTGCGCCTGATCAAGATGGTGCTCAAGAGGCTGGGCTATGAGGTAGAAACCGCGGGGGACGGGCTGGAGGCCGTGGACTTTTACGAGAGGCGCCGGCCGGATTGCATCCTGATGGACATCCAGATGCCGCGGATGGACGGCATCGAGGCGACGAGGAGGATCCGAAAGCACGAGGCGGAGCAAGGCGTGGCCCCGGCCTTCATCGTCGCGGTAACAGCCAATACCGTGGCGCAGGACCATGATGAGGCGATGCAGGCAGGGGTCTCCGGGTATATGTACAAGCCAATCAATCTCGAGGACCTGGCGGTGCATTTGCGCCAGAGTTTTGAGGAGCGACGGCGGAGAGAGGCAGACTGA
- a CDS encoding DUF3592 domain-containing protein, translated as MNQRAMIAAGGVFGILLGMAIGGMHLLQKLELDRHAHWPGAEARVVSTRVISVSLGSEDSMRSQQPRVSLKVDGVEYLSEPKNRPVLSKGQATYLAKLVPGDTIRLRYNPDSPAETVLFDHADSSIRFGLACGAVVIVMGILFLVASTTIKESKDPTDPGHPGNEPTDPARP; from the coding sequence ATGAACCAGCGTGCCATGATTGCCGCCGGAGGCGTTTTCGGAATCCTCCTCGGTATGGCCATAGGTGGGATGCACCTCCTGCAAAAACTCGAACTCGACCGCCACGCACACTGGCCAGGAGCCGAGGCGCGGGTCGTCTCTACTCGCGTGATATCCGTGTCCCTTGGCAGCGAAGATTCGATGAGGTCTCAGCAACCCAGAGTCTCCCTGAAAGTCGACGGAGTGGAATACCTCTCGGAGCCAAAGAACCGCCCCGTCCTTTCAAAGGGACAGGCCACATACCTCGCCAAGCTCGTCCCAGGCGACACCATCCGCCTCCGGTACAATCCCGACTCCCCGGCCGAGACCGTCCTGTTTGACCACGCAGACTCCTCGATCCGCTTTGGCCTCGCGTGCGGCGCCGTCGTTATCGTCATGGGGATACTCTTCCTGGTTGCATCGACGACCATCAAGGAAAGCAAAGACCCGACCGACCCCGGGCACCCGGGAAACGAACCCACCGATCCGGCGCGACCATGA
- a CDS encoding DNA glycosylase AlkZ-like family protein, translating to MARGLVPREVTVAEARGFVVRAGGLAAPWASVGEAIRHLGYVQMDPIDVCGKMHDLILRNRVARYRRDGLLETLYAAGEREFFEHYIPGRGVLVALPVTEYRYLARAMRARRSREGYGGMLDADQRRMARVILRRIRDEGPLGTGAFANDARSETGWGTMGTLARTTLDKLFLHGRLMVARRENFRRVFDLTERVLPREILAARAASPREEALWLVLERLRQRRLAHLSPAQRGLVGKLIQPVRVGDRILYCLREDAGLLDGALPEPGPVLLAPLDPVVYDRAVARSVWSFDYTWEVYTPAAKRVRGYYALPLLAGGEIIGHVDPRADRAAGELVASTNVADRALVLAALRPLAAFLGLAKVRVA from the coding sequence ATGGCGCGTGGATTGGTTCCCAGAGAGGTGACGGTGGCGGAGGCTCGCGGGTTTGTGGTGCGGGCGGGAGGACTGGCGGCTCCGTGGGCGTCGGTGGGGGAGGCAATACGACATCTCGGGTATGTGCAGATGGACCCGATCGACGTGTGCGGCAAGATGCATGACCTGATCCTGCGCAATCGCGTGGCGCGGTATCGGCGCGACGGGTTGCTGGAGACGCTATATGCGGCGGGGGAGCGGGAGTTTTTTGAGCATTACATCCCGGGGCGCGGCGTGCTGGTGGCGCTGCCGGTGACGGAGTACCGGTATCTGGCGCGCGCGATGCGGGCGCGGCGGTCGCGCGAGGGATACGGGGGGATGCTGGATGCGGACCAGCGGAGGATGGCGCGGGTGATCCTGCGGCGCATCCGGGATGAAGGACCGCTGGGGACGGGGGCTTTTGCGAATGACGCGCGGTCGGAGACGGGCTGGGGGACGATGGGGACGCTGGCACGGACGACGCTGGACAAGCTCTTCCTCCATGGGCGGCTGATGGTGGCCCGGCGGGAGAATTTTCGCCGGGTCTTTGACCTGACGGAGCGGGTGCTGCCGCGCGAGATCCTGGCGGCGCGGGCGGCCTCGCCGCGCGAGGAGGCGCTGTGGCTCGTGCTGGAGCGGCTGCGGCAGCGGAGGCTGGCTCACCTGAGCCCGGCGCAGCGCGGTCTGGTGGGAAAGCTGATACAGCCTGTGCGTGTCGGGGATCGGATTCTCTACTGCCTGCGGGAGGATGCGGGTTTGCTCGACGGGGCGCTGCCGGAGCCGGGGCCTGTGCTATTAGCTCCGCTGGACCCGGTGGTTTACGACCGGGCGGTGGCGCGGTCGGTATGGAGCTTTGATTATACGTGGGAGGTGTACACGCCGGCGGCGAAGCGGGTGCGCGGGTACTATGCGCTGCCGCTGCTGGCCGGCGGCGAGATCATCGGCCATGTGGACCCGCGCGCGGATCGCGCGGCGGGCGAACTGGTCGCCTCGACGAACGTGGCGGATCGCGCCTTGGTCCTCGCCGCGTTGCGCCCGCTGGCGGCGTTTCTCGGGCTGGCGAAGGTGCGGGTGGCGTAG